From Heteronotia binoei isolate CCM8104 ecotype False Entrance Well chromosome 17, APGP_CSIRO_Hbin_v1, whole genome shotgun sequence, one genomic window encodes:
- the LOC132585693 gene encoding cornifelin homolog, with protein MAYQTEMIIDAQPQPVGNSYTFTSQAAWSSDLCDCCSDMGICLCATFVPCILACRVAEQAGECLCLPFLPGTLIALRTGVREKYHIEGSICNDWMVMSCCPLCGLCQLSRELNSRN; from the exons ATGGCTTACCAGACTGAGATGATCATAGATGCCCAGCCCCAGCCAGTGGGTAACAGCTACACTTTCACCAGCCAGGCGGCCTGGAGTTCGGATCTGTGTGACTGCTGTTCTGACATGGGCATTT GTCTTTGTGCCACTTTTGTGCCCTGTATCCTGGCATGTCGGGTGGCAGAGCAAGCCGGCGAGTGTTTATGCCTCCCTTTTCTGCCTGGTACTCTGATTGCGCTGCGCACTGGAGTCCGTGAGAAATACCACATTGAG GGCTCTATCTGTAATGACTGGATGGTCATGTCTTGCTGTCCGCTCTGCGGTCTTTGCCAGCTTTCCCGAGAACTGAACAGCAGAAACTGA